Genomic DNA from Bacteroidota bacterium:
ACCTTTAGTCCTAATTCTTCTCCTTTTTTTAGCATGAACTGATAAGCGGAGTCGGGATTGTTCGAAATAATTCCGTCAAGGATTGCATCTTTAATGGCATTTTTGATTAATCCTACTTCACGGCAGGGCTTTAAGTTAAATGTATGCATGATATCCTGCCCATCTATCGGTGGTTGGAAATTTCGCAGTGCATCTTTCTCCTCAATTTCTATAAGTTTCTTTCTTACTAGTTTAAAATTCTGCAGGTATTTTTTTACTGTTTCTTCATTTTTTGAGGTGATGTCTGCTTCGCAAAGGCACATCAGGTCGTCAATATTCTCACCGGCATCAAAAAGTAAGCGCCTGACTGCAGAATCTGTAACTTCCTCCTGTACCAAAGAACTGGGCCTGAGGTGCATGGCGACTATTTTCTGAACATACTTCATCCTCTGGTCTAGTGGCAGTTTTAATTTTCTGAAAATTCCGGGTATCATTTGGGCGCCCAGAAAATCGTGCCCATGAAATGTCCAGCCTACCTTATCCGAAAATTTCTTGGTGGCCGGTTTGGCTATATCATGCAATAAAGCGGCCCAGCGCAGCCAGGTGTTTTCACTTACTGCCGAGACATTATCAAGTACTTTTAAAGTATGGATAAAATTATCTTTGTGGCCTTTCCCTTCTTTGAACTCAACGCCTTTCAGCTGGCAGAGTTCAGGAAGGATATACTGCAGCAATCCGGATTTGTCAAGCAGTTTAAACCCAACGGATGGCCTTGGACAAGCCATTATTTTCTGTAATTCGTCCAGTATCCTTTCTCCGGAGATGATTTCAAGCCGGTTGGCGTTGGGGCCGATTGCATCAAAGGTTACAGGATCTATAGTGAAATTAAGCTGCGTAGAAAAACGTATGGCACGCAACATACGCAACGGATCGTCAGAAAAGGTCTTTGAAGGTTCCAGCGGTGTACGTATTAACTTGTCCTGCAGGTCTTTTAAACCGTCAAAAGCATCAACCAGTTGTCCGAATGTTTCTTCATTTAAACGAATGGCCAGAGCATTGATGGTGAAATCACGCCTTTTCAAATCATCTTCAAGCGTTCCTTTTTCAACGATGGGTTTGCGCGAATTTTTGCGGTATGATTCACTGCGGGCTCCAACAAATTCAATCTCCATTCCTTTAAAATGAAGCATGGCTGTGCCGAAATTTTTAAAAACACTGACCGGCGTATTTCCGCCAATCCTTTCGGCAACACTGCGGGCTAAATCGATACCGCTGCCCAGAACCATGATATCTATATCTTTGGTCGGCCTGTGCAGAATACTATCCCTTACAAATCCGCCAATGACAAAAGCAGGAGTATCTTGCCTGGTAACTATTTCTGAAATTATTTTAAAAACAGGATGTACTAAGTATTCTTTCATTCTCAGATTAAAAATCAGTTTCCGCTATTATCTGATTTCTTAATAAATCGTCTATTTCTTCACGTTTTCTGATCAGATAATCCACTCCTTTATAAATCATCACCTCTGCCGGACGAAGACGGGAATTGTAATTCGATGACATGGTGAAACAATAGGCACCTGCATTCAGGAAAACCAGGTAATCCCCTTCACTGATTTCAGAGATGCGGCGGTTCCAGCCAAATGTGTCGGTTTCACAGATATATCCTACAACCGTATAAATTCTGGGCTTTCCGGCTGGTTTGGAAACATTTATAATCTGATGATAGGCATCATAAAACATCGGACGGATCAAATGATTCAATCCTGTATTCAGGCCTGCAAAAACAGTTGAAGTGGTTTGTTTCACCACATTAACCCTTGCAGCAAAATAACCGGATTCGCTTACCAGAAATTTACCGGGTTCGAACATTAAAGTGAGTTCCTTTCCATAATCTTTGCAAAATTCGTTAAAACGTTTGGAAAGGGCTTTCCCCAATTCATTGATGTCCGTAAAGATATCATCGGGTTTATAAGGAACCTTAAATCCACTGCCCAAGTCAATATATTCCAAATCTTTGAATTTCAGGGCTGCTTCGAATAAGATTTCAGCGCCTCTCAGAAAGACCTCTGCATCAAGAATGTCGGAACCGGTATGCATGTGCAAACCTTCGACTTTCAAATTACTGGCCGAAACAATCCGTTCCACATGAGGAAGCTGGTAAATCGAAATGCCGAATTTTGAGTCGATATGCCCTGTGGATATTTTGTCGTTTCCTCCGCCCATGATATGCGGATTGATCCTGACACAAACAGGAATGGTGTTGCCATATTTTAGCCCGAATTGCTCAAGGATGGAAATGTTGTCGATATTTATTCTTACTCCTGCCTGAACCGCTTCGTTGATTTCATCCATTCCTACACAATTGGGCGTATAGATGATATCCTGTGGTTTGAATCCTGCTTTCAGCGCCAGGTTCACTTCCTGAATAGAAACCGCATCAAGTCCGGAACCTAAATGATTGAAGAATTTGAGTATGTTCAAATTGGTCAATGCTTTACAGGCAAAATTGATTTTAACCCTCGTGCTTTTAAAGGCATTTTTCATCTTTTTATATTGGGAAGCCATTTTTGAGGTTTCGTAAATATAAAGAGGCGTTCCGTACTTTTTGCACAGCTCTGTAACGCTTAATCCATCAATCAGATATTGACCGTTTTGCAGTTCCATTTTAATTTCAGTTAGTGATTTATCCTGCAAAGATAAATGTTTTGCTTTTAATTGAAAGATGATTTACTTTTATCACCATTCAAATTTATAATGCAATTTATAATGAAAAAAAACTTAACCTTTTTGGCTATAGCCCTATTATTATCCATTACATCTTCTTTTTCGATGGAAAAAAATTACTTTACGCTCACTTCGCCAGACCATAAGATTGAGCTAAAGGTTCAAATGAAGGATAGGATATTTTATTCTGTTCAACATGGGAATGAAGTCGTCATCAATGCTTCTCCCATCAGTATGACAATTAATGACGGGGTGATTTTAGGGGCTCAACCTAAATTGATCCAGGTACATAAACGTAGTGTTGATCAGGAAATCAGGCCGCTCTATGGAAAGCGGAAGATCATCAGGGATAATTTTAATGAAGTGATTCTTGATTTTAAAGGCAACTATTCCCTGGTTTTCAGGGCCTACAACGATGGTGTGGCTTATAGGTTTGTCACTAACCTGAAAGACAGTATTAAGGTTGTCAATGAAGAGGTTAGTTACCGGTTTGACGGTAATCCTTATGGCAATTTCCCTCTCCCGGTTGATAGCTACGAAACTTCTTTTGAACAAAATTTCTTTCATGGCAACCTGCTGTCACTGGATACCAGGAAATTTTGTTTTCTTCCTCTGATGATAGATGCTGCAACTCATACTAAAGTTGCAATAACGGAATCGGATTTGCTGGATTATCCGGGTTTATATCTTCAAAAAACCAATGACAATACAAGTACGCTGGCCGGAACCTTTGCCAAATATCCTTTAAAAACACAAGCCGGCAATTATAACAATTTTGACCAGGTTGTAAAGGAAAGGGCAGGATATATTGCACAAACAGCTGGCAGCCGTTCTTTTCCCTGGAGAATCATGGTTATTGCAGACAATGAAATGCAACTTGCAGATAATGACATGGTTTATAAACTGGCTAAACCT
This window encodes:
- a CDS encoding HD domain-containing protein, whose product is MKEYLVHPVFKIISEIVTRQDTPAFVIGGFVRDSILHRPTKDIDIMVLGSGIDLARSVAERIGGNTPVSVFKNFGTAMLHFKGMEIEFVGARSESYRKNSRKPIVEKGTLEDDLKRRDFTINALAIRLNEETFGQLVDAFDGLKDLQDKLIRTPLEPSKTFSDDPLRMLRAIRFSTQLNFTIDPVTFDAIGPNANRLEIISGERILDELQKIMACPRPSVGFKLLDKSGLLQYILPELCQLKGVEFKEGKGHKDNFIHTLKVLDNVSAVSENTWLRWAALLHDIAKPATKKFSDKVGWTFHGHDFLGAQMIPGIFRKLKLPLDQRMKYVQKIVAMHLRPSSLVQEEVTDSAVRRLLFDAGENIDDLMCLCEADITSKNEETVKKYLQNFKLVRKKLIEIEEKDALRNFQPPIDGQDIMHTFNLKPCREVGLIKNAIKDAILDGIISNNPDSAYQFMLKKGEELGLKVAKK
- the lysA gene encoding diaminopimelate decarboxylase, with product MELQNGQYLIDGLSVTELCKKYGTPLYIYETSKMASQYKKMKNAFKSTRVKINFACKALTNLNILKFFNHLGSGLDAVSIQEVNLALKAGFKPQDIIYTPNCVGMDEINEAVQAGVRINIDNISILEQFGLKYGNTIPVCVRINPHIMGGGNDKISTGHIDSKFGISIYQLPHVERIVSASNLKVEGLHMHTGSDILDAEVFLRGAEILFEAALKFKDLEYIDLGSGFKVPYKPDDIFTDINELGKALSKRFNEFCKDYGKELTLMFEPGKFLVSESGYFAARVNVVKQTTSTVFAGLNTGLNHLIRPMFYDAYHQIINVSKPAGKPRIYTVVGYICETDTFGWNRRISEISEGDYLVFLNAGAYCFTMSSNYNSRLRPAEVMIYKGVDYLIRKREEIDDLLRNQIIAETDF